DNA sequence from the Chryseobacterium indicum genome:
AGAAAATTTAATGAAGCTGTTCTGGAAGCTGGAATCGTTTTATTTAAAAGATATTATGGAACAGCATCCTGAGCCTAAACCCCATCAGAACACCGTTTCCACTTACCTTAAAATATTAGTTGAAAAAGGATACCTTTCTACAGAGAAAGAAGGAAGAATCTTTAAATATACCGCAATTGTACCACTGGAAGAATACCGCAAATTTTTATTGAGAGAACTTTCGCATAATTTTTTTGATAATTCGGGCAGGGAGATTTTAAATCTTTTGCTTCACGAAAATTTAATTTCTCAGGAAACTTTAAAAGAGTTCAATCCTTCCGCTGAGACCAAACCTTTAAAAGTAAAAGAAGAGTTTGAATATGCCAATGAAATTTTAAATCCTAAAAAGGACAAAAAGAAAGGCAAGGAAAAGGAAAAAGACAAAGAGAAGAAAAAGAAAAAAAAGAAGGAAAAAGAATAATTTCCTTAAAAAATTTCACAAAAAAAGCGGTTCCTTAAAGAACCGCTATATTTTTTACCAACGTTTTCCACCGCCGTTTCCGCCACGATCTCCTCCGCCGTAGCCACCGCCACCGCTTCTGTTACCGCCGCCGTAGCCACCGCCACCTCTGTTGTTACCTCCGTAACCTCCGCCTCTGTTACCTCCACCGTTGTTGCTGAAAGTTCTTCTTGGCTTCTCTTCTCTTGGCTTAGCTTCTGAAACATTAAGAGTTTTTCCGTTGAAATCCTTCTGATTAAGAGCGTCAATAGCTTGTTGTCCTTCTGCGTCCTCCATTTCGATAAATCCGAAACCTCTGGAACGACCAGTTTCTTTATCTGTAATAATTTTTACAGAAGAAACTTCTCCAAATTCTGAAAATAAATCCTGCAACTCATAATCTTTAGTTGCGTAGTTGATGTTTGAAACAAAAATGTTCATCTTGATTAATAAAATTAAAATAAGTTAAAAATGATTTGGTTTATAAAAGAAAAACAACATAAAGAATGAACAAATATTGATTCCAGATATAATACGGGTGCAAGATACGATTATTAATTTCATATCAAAGCTTTTTTTGAAATTATTTTAATAAAATTTTCAATTAAAATATTATTTCGTTAAAAAGTATTAATTCATCATGAAATATTTATGAATAATCATTAAAGAGAACAACATTAATAAAATTATTGTAAATTGTGATGTATCCATTATAAATAAGTGAAATTCCTGATGCCTGAAAACAGCC
Encoded proteins:
- a CDS encoding BlaI/MecI/CopY family transcriptional regulator is translated as MKINHLTSAEENLMKLFWKLESFYLKDIMEQHPEPKPHQNTVSTYLKILVEKGYLSTEKEGRIFKYTAIVPLEEYRKFLLRELSHNFFDNSGREILNLLLHENLISQETLKEFNPSAETKPLKVKEEFEYANEILNPKKDKKKGKEKEKDKEKKKKKKKEKE
- a CDS encoding RNA recognition motif domain-containing protein, coding for MNIFVSNINYATKDYELQDLFSEFGEVSSVKIITDKETGRSRGFGFIEMEDAEGQQAIDALNQKDFNGKTLNVSEAKPREEKPRRTFSNNGGGNRGGGYGGNNRGGGGYGGGNRSGGGGYGGGDRGGNGGGKRW